One window from the genome of Nitrospira defluvii encodes:
- a CDS encoding metal-dependent hydrolase translates to MMGRTHCLVPAALAAWLFGPDPTILLISAGAGLLPDIDEPQSTIGYRLFLLAKGFKGLVGHRTYSHSLVGIVTAASMAVVFDLPWMWIEAGLIGWVSHLVLDALSGGVPLWWPLYATNRERWVLARWKPFGFADHLILVLAGVALGAAAIHGNWLGWWIELLKRDISVSQ, encoded by the coding sequence ATGATGGGGCGAACGCATTGCCTGGTGCCAGCCGCGCTGGCAGCCTGGCTGTTTGGACCAGACCCCACGATTCTGTTGATCTCAGCAGGAGCTGGGCTCTTGCCGGACATTGACGAGCCGCAATCGACCATTGGCTATCGATTGTTTCTCTTGGCCAAAGGATTCAAAGGGCTGGTAGGCCATCGCACCTATAGCCATTCGCTGGTCGGAATCGTGACTGCCGCCTCCATGGCCGTCGTCTTCGATTTGCCATGGATGTGGATCGAAGCGGGCCTGATCGGCTGGGTGAGTCACCTTGTATTGGATGCACTGAGCGGGGGCGTGCCGTTGTGGTGGCCATTGTATGCGACGAATCGGGAGCGGTGGGTGTTGGCGCGATGGAAGCCGTTTGGGTTTGCCGATCATCTGATCTTAGTTCTGGCAGGGGTAGCGTTGGGCGCAGCGGCGATTCATGGAAACTGGCTGGGGTGGTGGATCGAGCTCCTGAAGCGGGATATCAGCGTGTCGCAATGA
- a CDS encoding single-stranded DNA-binding protein yields MNTSTQTPQEMKKPYRDTNKIEIAGQLGQNPEIVALTSGRIIVTGSLASHRNYVKDGQTAKKTNWVPFTYRGDKPEEFANALRKGDQVLLLGTLDYREWIDESTQTKRSTLEVAAFEYKLIREGKHH; encoded by the coding sequence ATGAATACATCCACCCAGACTCCACAGGAAATGAAGAAACCGTATCGCGACACCAATAAAATCGAGATCGCCGGTCAGCTCGGCCAGAATCCCGAGATCGTCGCGTTAACCTCTGGCCGGATAATCGTTACCGGCTCATTGGCCTCTCACCGGAACTACGTGAAGGATGGCCAAACGGCCAAGAAGACCAACTGGGTGCCGTTTACATACCGTGGCGACAAGCCCGAAGAGTTCGCCAATGCCTTACGGAAGGGCGATCAGGTTCTCCTCCTCGGTACCCTCGACTACCGTGAATGGATTGATGAGTCTACACAAACCAAGCGGTCCACCTTGGAAGTCGCCGCGTTCGAGTACAAACTGATCCGCGAGGGCAAGCATCATTAA
- a CDS encoding DEAD/DEAH box helicase, whose translation MPQAPVALHASRSGKPASTRALLLIEQFRTALQDELQSRTPRQRQETICVPLTDGQRQHVTGRTHYYLFQSEPIPANLVEDTNPSLVLISQRIPCRIVGFSPDGLALAFEGEAPETIPSAHLTFDSVRLLQALDKRLQSISHQPDTFGTALALKAFDPDAIATITALDRLPEASGLNPEQAQAYTNALERDLLFVLGPPGTGKTAFITALSQALLAQNGRTLICSPTNTAIDNILEHLLSRSPDLAIDQVIRIGTPSPDSSDQCQMANLETVALTHTLPLEERAKTLRRQLQDLDRDMPYLAHSADSAKRLDTHWRELQTLRERHQMLHTDERRLRGLITERAMTIQELEGELRAFNASPAFRRLFEHGNKARIVNDLACFRDYQAADEITLWSLQSQVLHSQVRIDTLNRVMEQFRQDHQLPDAPWSPEQLCALHEAMQGIRHDLQGTLDRLENEIAQIEQALVRRSRIVATTLTRTYTSRLLDDQRFDTVIIDEASMALAPALFCTLALATSRVIIVGDFLQLAPIASAKTQATKHWLARSIYDIAQITSGRDPRVVPLSMQYRMHPDIANVSRRLYARAGLSYVSAPSTLTDRGQTAEAAPAPGHSLIFCNTEPAHPVTVRDAKGSPFNLYHALLAIRLAQQALSTPGHLPTVSIICPYRAQVNLIERLLRLEELDELVRVGTIHRFQGRESDVVIFDTVTTENATRSMLGWAYDDAAPHKLINVALTRAKGKLIVIGHHGALATLQHGPQPILWECIEEANANGLHLDATTILQAMTFSLHDSPIESDAVLSRVLARTTASRGQLKPVPSRLTSLVQAS comes from the coding sequence ATGCCCCAAGCACCGGTCGCTCTCCATGCCAGTCGCAGTGGCAAGCCTGCGTCGACCCGCGCGCTCCTCCTCATCGAGCAATTTCGGACCGCGCTCCAGGACGAACTCCAGAGTCGCACCCCTCGGCAACGTCAGGAAACTATCTGCGTCCCGCTCACAGACGGGCAACGGCAACACGTCACTGGGCGAACACACTACTATCTCTTTCAATCTGAGCCGATTCCGGCCAACCTCGTTGAAGACACGAATCCTTCCCTGGTCCTTATCAGCCAGCGCATTCCCTGTCGAATCGTTGGCTTTTCCCCAGACGGCCTCGCCTTAGCGTTCGAGGGCGAAGCCCCGGAGACGATCCCTTCGGCACATCTCACCTTCGACTCAGTCCGCTTGCTGCAAGCCCTCGACAAACGTCTGCAATCCATCAGCCACCAACCGGACACCTTCGGAACCGCCCTCGCTCTCAAGGCCTTTGATCCTGATGCCATCGCCACGATCACTGCTCTCGACCGCTTGCCGGAAGCCTCAGGCCTCAATCCCGAGCAGGCGCAGGCCTATACCAATGCCCTCGAACGAGATCTTCTATTTGTCTTGGGCCCTCCTGGTACCGGGAAAACCGCCTTCATCACCGCCTTGAGCCAGGCCTTGTTGGCGCAGAATGGGCGAACCCTGATCTGCTCCCCGACCAATACGGCCATCGACAACATTCTGGAGCATCTGCTCAGCCGATCTCCCGATCTCGCCATCGATCAGGTCATTCGTATCGGCACCCCCAGTCCAGACAGCAGTGATCAGTGCCAAATGGCCAATCTCGAGACAGTTGCGCTCACCCACACACTGCCGCTCGAAGAACGCGCGAAGACCCTTCGCCGCCAATTGCAGGACTTGGATCGAGACATGCCGTACCTCGCTCACAGCGCCGACTCCGCCAAACGACTGGACACTCACTGGCGAGAATTACAGACATTGCGCGAGCGGCACCAGATGCTCCACACGGATGAACGCCGTCTGCGCGGACTCATCACCGAGCGCGCAATGACCATTCAAGAACTTGAAGGCGAGCTTCGAGCCTTCAATGCCAGTCCTGCCTTCCGTCGTCTCTTCGAGCACGGCAACAAAGCACGGATCGTCAACGACCTTGCGTGTTTCCGAGACTACCAGGCTGCCGACGAAATTACGCTCTGGTCCCTGCAATCTCAGGTGCTCCACTCACAGGTCCGGATCGACACCCTCAATCGCGTCATGGAACAATTCCGCCAGGACCACCAATTGCCGGATGCCCCGTGGTCACCCGAACAACTCTGCGCCCTCCATGAGGCCATGCAGGGCATCCGACATGATCTACAAGGCACCCTCGATCGCCTTGAGAACGAGATCGCTCAGATTGAACAGGCCCTCGTGCGCCGTAGCAGGATCGTTGCGACGACCCTGACCCGGACCTACACCTCACGGCTACTCGACGATCAGCGTTTCGATACCGTGATCATCGACGAGGCCAGCATGGCCCTGGCCCCAGCCCTATTCTGTACCTTGGCGCTGGCCACCTCGAGGGTGATCATCGTGGGAGATTTTCTGCAACTGGCGCCCATTGCTTCGGCCAAGACACAGGCCACCAAACACTGGCTGGCCAGGAGCATTTACGATATCGCACAGATCACCTCAGGACGAGATCCTCGTGTGGTGCCCCTCAGCATGCAGTACCGCATGCATCCCGACATCGCGAACGTCAGCCGTCGTCTCTACGCACGCGCTGGGCTCAGCTATGTCTCCGCCCCGTCCACGTTGACGGACCGCGGCCAGACCGCTGAGGCCGCACCGGCACCAGGACATTCCCTCATCTTCTGCAACACCGAACCTGCTCACCCCGTCACTGTTCGGGACGCAAAAGGCTCTCCTTTCAACCTCTATCACGCACTACTTGCAATCCGCTTGGCGCAACAGGCCCTCTCCACGCCCGGTCATTTGCCGACCGTCAGCATCATTTGTCCCTATCGCGCCCAGGTCAACCTCATCGAACGACTGTTGCGCCTGGAAGAACTGGATGAGCTGGTGCGCGTGGGCACCATCCACCGTTTCCAGGGACGGGAGAGCGACGTCGTAATCTTCGATACGGTCACGACGGAGAATGCCACCCGATCAATGTTAGGCTGGGCCTATGACGATGCGGCCCCGCACAAACTGATAAATGTCGCCCTGACCCGGGCCAAAGGCAAACTGATCGTCATCGGACATCACGGGGCACTCGCCACCCTACAGCACGGGCCTCAGCCGATTCTGTGGGAATGCATCGAAGAAGCCAATGCCAATGGGTTGCATCTCGACGCGACGACCATTCTCCAGGCCATGACCTTCTCGCTACATGACAGTCCCATTGAATCGGACGCAGTCCTCTCCCGGGTGTTGGCACGTACCACCGCCTCGCGAGGACAGCTCAAGCCCGTGCCATCACGTCTCACATCCCTCGTCCAAGCCTCCTAG
- a CDS encoding SLOG family protein, protein MKRVVLVSGSRDFPSKELIMDVMRKSFCAGDCLIHGCARGVDSWAEEAARSAGVPVSRRPADWDRYGKSAGMLRNSAMLHETLEAPSYLILIFWDGRSRGTKHMIDACQVRGATFSVVRS, encoded by the coding sequence GTGAAACGAGTCGTGCTCGTATCGGGTAGTCGCGACTTTCCCTCCAAGGAATTGATCATGGACGTGATGCGGAAGTCGTTCTGTGCGGGCGATTGTCTGATCCATGGCTGTGCCAGGGGAGTCGACTCGTGGGCAGAAGAAGCCGCACGTTCAGCCGGAGTGCCCGTGTCCCGACGTCCGGCAGACTGGGACCGATATGGCAAATCAGCTGGTATGCTCAGAAATTCTGCAATGCTCCACGAAACCCTCGAGGCGCCGTCGTATCTGATCCTGATTTTCTGGGATGGCCGGTCGCGCGGGACGAAACACATGATCGATGCCTGTCAGGTCAGAGGAGCCACGTTCTCTGTCGTACGTTCATAG
- a CDS encoding RNA-guided endonuclease InsQ/TnpB family protein: protein MKQRWTFRAYPTEEQTFQLARTFGCVRYVWNWALALRRDGLVQHRRRIGYAETDARLTQLKGHPETAWLREVSSVPLQQSLRDLQLAFVNFLEHRAAHPTFKQKSRRQSANYTHRGFRFDPLTKTLTVAKIGRLHIRWTRDYLPMPSSVRIIKTTTGKYFVSLVVEIEPLDWPKSGEAVGVDFGLTSLATLSNGDKIDNPHHAERRQHRLTLLQRRVSRKQKGSRRRSVALQRLALLHERIRNARWDALHKFSTNLVKRFDRIYLENLHIRGLVKNHHLARALSDAAIGSACRLIEAKASRYGKEVVTIDRFFPSSKTCSGCGHVVDKLPLMIRAWSCPSCGTAHDRDINAAQNILAVGQTVSAHGAGRSTRRLPGRRATWRRSANPSR, encoded by the coding sequence ATGAAGCAACGCTGGACCTTTCGTGCCTACCCGACGGAGGAACAAACATTCCAGTTGGCGCGGACATTCGGCTGCGTCCGTTATGTCTGGAACTGGGCGCTGGCGCTCCGTCGTGACGGGCTCGTGCAGCATCGACGCAGGATTGGCTATGCTGAAACTGACGCGCGGCTGACGCAGCTCAAAGGTCACCCCGAGACTGCATGGCTTCGGGAGGTGAGCAGCGTGCCCCTGCAGCAGAGCTTGCGCGATCTCCAGTTAGCCTTCGTGAACTTCTTGGAGCACCGTGCGGCTCATCCGACATTCAAGCAAAAATCCAGGCGTCAGTCAGCTAACTATACACATCGTGGCTTTCGGTTTGATCCACTCACCAAGACCCTGACCGTTGCGAAAATAGGCAGACTGCACATACGCTGGACGCGCGACTACCTGCCGATGCCCTCCTCGGTCCGAATCATCAAGACAACGACTGGCAAGTACTTTGTTTCGCTGGTCGTGGAGATAGAGCCCCTAGACTGGCCCAAGTCCGGCGAGGCTGTCGGCGTTGATTTTGGCTTGACGTCTCTCGCAACGCTGAGCAACGGCGACAAGATCGACAATCCACACCACGCTGAACGACGCCAGCACAGGCTGACTCTGTTACAACGGCGTGTTTCACGGAAGCAGAAAGGCAGCCGGCGGCGGAGCGTGGCACTGCAACGGCTGGCATTGCTGCATGAACGAATTCGAAACGCGCGATGGGATGCCTTACACAAGTTCTCCACCAATCTAGTGAAACGGTTCGACCGGATCTATTTGGAAAATCTCCACATCCGCGGCCTGGTGAAAAACCACCACCTAGCTCGAGCATTGAGCGATGCAGCGATCGGTTCAGCCTGTCGCTTGATCGAAGCGAAGGCGTCACGATACGGAAAGGAGGTCGTCACAATCGATCGGTTTTTCCCGTCGAGCAAGACGTGCTCGGGCTGCGGGCACGTCGTCGATAAATTGCCTTTGATGATTCGTGCATGGTCGTGTCCATCGTGCGGGACCGCCCATGATCGGGATATCAACGCCGCACAGAATATCTTGGCGGTTGGACAGACCGTGTCAGCGCATGGAGCTGGGAGAAGTACTCGCCGTCTTCCAGGACGACGAGCCACCTGGCGTCGAAGTGCGAACCCCTCTCGGTGA
- a CDS encoding single-stranded DNA-binding protein encodes MSGKRDLNFSLYSGRLTHPPEMMQYNTGHGHMLCFSLAIHSDAPSDKIDNPMFLDVKVTGASPELHQHMSVGQEVRVRGELQSRTFKKQDRIQRTYYLHVKHPSDLEFLSRPKDKTTT; translated from the coding sequence ATGTCAGGCAAGCGCGATTTGAACTTCAGTTTGTATTCCGGAAGACTGACCCATCCACCAGAAATGATGCAGTACAACACCGGACACGGCCATATGCTTTGTTTCTCCCTCGCCATTCATTCGGATGCCCCCTCAGACAAAATCGACAATCCCATGTTCCTCGATGTGAAGGTCACCGGAGCTTCACCGGAACTCCATCAACACATGAGCGTCGGCCAAGAGGTACGCGTCCGTGGGGAGCTACAGTCACGAACGTTCAAGAAACAAGACCGCATCCAACGGACCTACTATCTCCACGTGAAACACCCCTCCGACCTCGAATTCCTGTCGCGGCCGAAGGACAAGACGACGACCTAA
- a CDS encoding SAM-dependent DNA methyltransferase, with protein MVDSDFLSYAQLCQFVREQGRLPRLDDPIPAYRYAGWALPMIWEGHRVLPRVPNRWGYHLDILHERRIPDAPIPQIEFLHTPHRDTLTHLQRCVTLAAEHQSSWTGLTNLIAWIAFSLKLNHVPPSLADNTQAALYQAVNLQELVLHPYDYWGDIIAEGIGRGPWANPNGFYPTPMSVCQLIVRMMLPDADSLSPAARNALRVKSIADPAGSGTGRMLLLASNVSLSLYGIERDALVRTACLINGALYAPWLAFPLPQEILHGTDAEHGLTNQASLLSVATPIPEEISLIPPINDAVDHEDLQLVFPGW; from the coding sequence ATGGTCGACTCAGACTTTCTGTCGTATGCACAACTCTGTCAGTTTGTGCGGGAGCAGGGACGTCTCCCACGGTTAGATGACCCGATCCCAGCCTATCGTTATGCCGGATGGGCCCTACCAATGATTTGGGAAGGGCATCGCGTGCTGCCTAGGGTTCCAAATCGATGGGGCTATCATTTAGACATACTTCACGAGAGACGGATTCCGGACGCCCCGATTCCGCAGATTGAATTTCTCCACACCCCCCATCGAGACACACTCACGCATCTGCAACGCTGTGTCACGCTCGCCGCAGAGCATCAGTCCAGCTGGACAGGCCTCACCAATCTCATTGCTTGGATTGCGTTCTCTTTAAAACTTAACCACGTCCCCCCGTCGCTCGCGGACAACACGCAAGCCGCGCTCTACCAAGCCGTCAATCTCCAAGAATTGGTACTCCACCCTTACGATTATTGGGGCGATATCATCGCGGAGGGGATCGGCCGTGGGCCGTGGGCCAATCCAAACGGGTTCTATCCGACCCCCATGAGCGTCTGTCAGCTCATCGTACGGATGATGCTTCCCGACGCCGACAGCCTCTCCCCAGCCGCACGGAACGCCTTGCGGGTCAAATCCATTGCAGATCCCGCAGGATCCGGAACCGGAAGGATGCTCCTGCTGGCATCGAACGTCAGCCTCTCGCTCTACGGGATCGAAAGGGATGCACTGGTCCGCACGGCATGTCTCATCAACGGCGCTCTCTACGCCCCCTGGCTCGCGTTCCCCTTGCCTCAAGAAATCCTCCATGGCACGGACGCGGAACATGGCCTCACAAACCAAGCCTCGCTCCTCTCAGTCGCCACGCCAATACCTGAAGAGATTTCGCTCATTCCTCCCATCAACGATGCCGTCGATCACGAGGACCTGCAGCTGGTCTTTCCTGGATGGTGA
- the iscB gene encoding RNA-guided endonuclease IscB produces the protein MAHVTAERREQRSNPIQSQVFVLNREGQTLMPCHPARARQLLKEGRAVVHRAVPLVIRLKNRTEAIVQPVRLKVDPGSKATGMALVRHQPPASITVLSLFELQHRGRQISESLTARRHMRRRRRGNLRYRAPRILNRVRSAGWLPPSLQHRIDTTLAWVKRLQRFAPIKDISCELVRFDMQAMQNPEISGTEYQQGTLAGYEVREYLLEKFGRQCVYCEAKDTPLQIEHLQPKALGGSNRISNLVLACQCCNQKKAAQPIEIFLAHQPETLRRIQDQAKRPLKDAAAVNTTRWALAQALHSTGLPVELASGGLTKYNRQRLNVPKTHALDAACVGEFSVLKGWQRNTLELRCTGRGRYQRTRLSKNGFPRCHLMRHKLVNGFQTGDLVKANVPSGKKSGTYQGRVAVRVSGSFNIWTGKEFIQGISYRYCKLVQRGDGYGYFMQTLITHPKEARARSMHIVLSPTL, from the coding sequence ATGGCACACGTCACCGCCGAAAGGCGAGAACAAAGGAGTAATCCAATTCAATCACAGGTTTTTGTGTTGAACAGAGAAGGACAGACACTGATGCCCTGCCACCCCGCCAGGGCCAGGCAACTTCTCAAAGAAGGACGGGCTGTCGTCCATCGCGCTGTACCTCTGGTGATCCGTCTTAAGAATCGCACCGAAGCCATCGTGCAGCCGGTGCGCCTTAAAGTCGATCCAGGCAGCAAGGCTACGGGCATGGCGCTGGTGCGGCACCAGCCCCCAGCCTCTATTACCGTGCTGAGCCTTTTTGAGCTACAGCACCGTGGTCGCCAGATCAGTGAGTCACTGACAGCCCGCCGTCACATGCGTCGTCGGCGCAGAGGCAACCTGCGCTACCGCGCACCCCGCATTCTTAATCGCGTTCGCTCTGCCGGTTGGCTTCCACCCAGCCTACAGCACCGCATAGATACCACGCTGGCCTGGGTCAAACGCCTTCAACGCTTTGCCCCCATCAAGGACATCAGTTGCGAACTGGTACGCTTCGACATGCAGGCGATGCAGAATCCAGAAATTTCCGGCACCGAGTACCAGCAAGGCACGCTGGCTGGTTACGAAGTTCGAGAGTACCTGCTGGAAAAATTTGGCAGGCAGTGCGTTTACTGCGAGGCCAAAGACACTCCGCTACAAATTGAGCACCTCCAACCCAAGGCACTGGGCGGCAGCAACCGGATTAGCAACCTGGTGCTGGCGTGCCAGTGTTGCAACCAGAAGAAGGCTGCGCAGCCGATCGAAATCTTCCTGGCTCACCAGCCCGAGACACTGCGCCGTATACAGGACCAGGCCAAGCGCCCGCTCAAGGATGCGGCAGCGGTCAACACAACGCGCTGGGCTCTTGCCCAGGCGCTGCACTCAACCGGCCTACCGGTGGAGTTGGCCTCGGGTGGTCTCACGAAGTACAACCGCCAGCGCCTCAATGTGCCCAAGACTCATGCCCTCGATGCAGCGTGTGTGGGCGAGTTCAGCGTGCTGAAGGGCTGGCAGCGAAACACCTTGGAGCTTCGCTGCACGGGGCGCGGAAGATATCAGCGCACCAGGCTCAGCAAAAACGGCTTTCCGCGTTGCCACTTGATGCGTCACAAACTAGTCAACGGCTTTCAAACCGGGGATCTGGTCAAGGCCAACGTGCCCTCGGGCAAGAAGTCAGGAACCTACCAAGGGCGCGTAGCAGTACGCGTCTCAGGCAGCTTCAACATTTGGACCGGCAAAGAATTCATTCAAGGAATTTCGTATCGATACTGCAAACTGGTTCAGCGTGGCGATGGGTACGGATACTTTATGCAAACCCTAATCACACACCCCAAAGAGGCCCGAGCACGTTCGATGCACATCGTGCTATCCCCTACGCTTTGA
- a CDS encoding JAB domain-containing protein, which translates to MKTALDQHQLGIYDVPRYTIRLIKEAASTFHAKTRCQSSEDVYRYFKDICENQDREHLYALFLDTKHVPIGMNHVAMGTLSTTIVHPREVFKCAILLNAACLVIVHNHPSGDPSPSPEDRALTTRIAEAGQLLGIALLDHVVIGNGRYFSFADHGPLTQHAPTYTS; encoded by the coding sequence GTGAAGACTGCTCTCGATCAACACCAGCTCGGGATCTACGACGTTCCGCGCTACACCATCCGTCTTATCAAAGAGGCCGCATCGACGTTCCACGCCAAGACTCGGTGCCAGTCATCGGAAGACGTCTACCGATACTTCAAAGACATCTGCGAAAACCAAGATCGCGAACATCTTTATGCTCTCTTTCTCGATACAAAACATGTGCCCATCGGGATGAATCATGTGGCAATGGGCACACTCAGCACCACGATCGTCCACCCTAGAGAAGTCTTTAAATGTGCCATTCTCCTGAACGCGGCTTGCCTGGTCATCGTTCACAACCACCCGAGTGGCGATCCCTCACCGAGCCCCGAAGACCGGGCCCTCACGACTCGGATCGCCGAGGCGGGCCAGCTCCTCGGCATCGCACTCCTCGATCATGTGGTGATCGGCAACGGTAGGTATTTCTCCTTCGCGGACCACGGACCACTGACGCAACACGCTCCCACATATACGTCCTAA
- a CDS encoding RNase H family protein: MIPHHTQAQRASEQARRLADTFIGRLTQSGYTATVGAPVNYGHKVSLAHPSLPHTLHAVLYVGKDKTSFVKEGKNWPDGLYDVLLQEFHTLQLPHPMPLVAPITQAAGSTVAYVDGSYCEQDHNAHIGWAFEIWREGQSIDGQAGSISHPDALSLRNVAGECHAVEQVLEWCRAHDCTDIEIRFDYTGLAHWANGTWRTNAVRTQRYRERVASSGVRITWTKIQAHNGEYGNARVDFFARHAATNHVFFPELPLSILPPRLRQSQVTPAPGQ, from the coding sequence ATGATCCCACACCACACCCAGGCCCAGCGTGCAAGCGAGCAGGCTCGACGGCTTGCCGACACATTCATCGGTCGACTAACACAGTCCGGATACACGGCCACCGTCGGTGCCCCAGTTAACTACGGTCACAAGGTATCGCTCGCTCATCCCTCCCTTCCCCACACGCTGCACGCGGTCCTCTATGTGGGCAAAGACAAGACCTCGTTCGTGAAGGAGGGCAAGAACTGGCCGGATGGTTTGTACGATGTGCTACTCCAAGAGTTTCATACGCTGCAGCTCCCACACCCCATGCCTCTGGTGGCTCCCATTACACAGGCAGCAGGATCGACTGTTGCCTACGTCGATGGCTCCTATTGCGAGCAAGACCACAACGCGCACATTGGCTGGGCTTTCGAAATTTGGCGCGAGGGCCAATCCATCGACGGCCAGGCCGGCTCCATCTCACACCCAGACGCATTGAGTCTTCGCAACGTGGCCGGGGAGTGTCACGCGGTCGAACAGGTCCTAGAATGGTGTCGGGCTCATGACTGCACGGACATCGAGATTCGGTTTGACTACACCGGCCTCGCCCATTGGGCGAACGGCACGTGGCGGACCAATGCGGTCCGGACACAACGCTATCGTGAGCGAGTGGCATCCTCCGGAGTCCGCATCACATGGACCAAAATCCAGGCGCATAACGGAGAGTACGGTAATGCACGCGTTGACTTCTTCGCGCGCCACGCAGCCACCAATCATGTCTTTTTTCCAGAGTTACCACTCTCCATTTTGCCTCCACGCTTGCGCCAATCACAGGTGACACCTGCCCCTGGCCAGTAA
- a CDS encoding single-stranded DNA-binding protein, with protein sequence MTYAHVELVGRVATTPVRASVGARRVTNLRVAIDRPIQTTRPGHTPPLFLSVCIWDHTLDHQLPSLTKGQTVKVTGRLDTRTSSHTGLTYTHIVTDHIELMPPAIHRQAA encoded by the coding sequence ATGACCTATGCTCACGTCGAACTCGTTGGCCGTGTCGCGACCACTCCCGTGCGCGCCTCAGTCGGCGCACGCAGGGTAACCAATCTCCGCGTCGCGATCGACCGGCCTATTCAGACCACTCGTCCTGGACACACTCCACCACTGTTTCTCTCCGTTTGCATCTGGGACCACACACTCGACCACCAGCTCCCCTCCCTGACGAAGGGCCAAACAGTCAAGGTTACAGGGCGCTTGGATACCCGCACCTCCTCGCACACCGGACTGACGTATACTCATATTGTCACCGACCACATCGAACTGATGCCACCGGCGATACACCGACAGGCTGCCTAA
- a CDS encoding ParM/StbA family protein, protein MSKATVEQPKASRGRQRPASSAPWVAIDVGYGYTKILTQEGQANVFPSLVAPAELSNIDLSLSDPQETVKLEGAEYIVGQAAVSRGFRFSEEYDGWWMTTRYKALLHYAAANFVPPGSRIVTGIPLHIFGSQRAQHQISDVFRKALKAPAVAVLPQGFGALCLAISTNSALAQGRVALVDIGSRTTELICFSDGQYLNHESAGVVLGVGQVYTQVAQKLSSQHQRPIDAYEVDWALREDKPIKIKGGVVERQALEALVQHYVRPLATRLHNEMTRLWKEGAPGIDHLLYCGGGSALLASYLGHFRDDYTILPESQFTNAAGYLEYIRLTSKDQTRAQDQGADDIPQGDASAQKASHA, encoded by the coding sequence ATGAGTAAGGCGACTGTTGAACAACCGAAAGCGTCTCGTGGACGCCAACGCCCCGCGTCCTCGGCTCCATGGGTCGCGATCGACGTCGGGTATGGATACACGAAGATCCTGACTCAGGAGGGACAGGCGAACGTCTTCCCGTCTCTGGTGGCGCCGGCGGAGCTCTCCAATATCGACCTGAGCTTGTCCGATCCCCAGGAGACCGTGAAACTCGAGGGTGCAGAGTATATTGTGGGCCAAGCGGCAGTGTCCCGGGGGTTTCGCTTTAGCGAGGAATATGACGGCTGGTGGATGACCACGCGCTACAAAGCGCTGCTGCACTACGCGGCCGCCAACTTCGTTCCACCAGGGTCCCGTATCGTGACAGGCATTCCCCTACATATATTCGGCTCTCAGAGGGCCCAGCACCAAATTAGCGACGTCTTCCGGAAGGCGCTCAAAGCTCCCGCCGTGGCCGTCTTACCTCAAGGATTCGGCGCGCTGTGCCTCGCGATCAGCACCAACTCCGCACTCGCGCAAGGACGGGTGGCCTTAGTCGATATCGGCAGCCGCACAACGGAACTCATTTGTTTCTCCGATGGACAGTACTTGAACCACGAATCGGCGGGGGTCGTGTTGGGGGTTGGACAGGTGTATACACAAGTGGCCCAGAAGTTGTCTTCCCAACATCAACGACCGATCGATGCCTACGAGGTGGACTGGGCGTTGCGCGAGGACAAGCCGATCAAGATTAAAGGGGGTGTGGTCGAGCGGCAAGCCTTAGAGGCGCTGGTTCAGCATTATGTGCGGCCGTTGGCTACCAGGCTCCACAACGAGATGACACGACTGTGGAAGGAAGGTGCACCAGGCATCGATCACTTGCTTTACTGTGGCGGCGGATCAGCTCTGCTCGCTTCCTATCTCGGCCACTTCAGAGACGACTATACGATTCTGCCGGAGAGTCAGTTCACCAATGCCGCCGGCTACCTGGAATACATCCGCCTCACCAGTAAAGATCAGACACGCGCGCAGGATCAGGGGGCTGACGATATTCCACAGGGGGACGCGTCTGCACAGAAGGCCTCGCATGCCTAG